From Mumia sp. ZJ1417:
CCCGCCGCGCTGCCGAGGCTGTGCATCTCGGAATAGCGCTTCCCAGCAACCATGAAGAGAGACCCGAACGCCGCGACGAGGAGGAACCACTGCGAGAGCGCGACATCGACTGCGACGCCACCGCCCACGGCCCGGAGCAAGAATCCGGAGGCGACGACGGCAAGGTCGATGACCGCCATGTGCTTCAGCCAAAGGGCGTAGGAGATCTGCAGCACCGCGTAGATGACGAGCGTGAGGCCCAGCCGGAGGTCCAGCCACGCACCGGTGGCGATACCGAGACCGGACAGGAGAGCGGCGGCGAGGAGCGCGAGGCGCGGCGAGATCTCGCCGGCGGCGATGGGTCGAGCGGACTTGAGGGGGTGGCGGCGGTCCTCCTCGGCGTCGCAGACGTCGTTCACGAGGTAGACCGCGGCCGAGACCAGCGTGAAGGCCGCCACGGCGACGAGGACCCGCATGAGGACGCGGGGCTCAGCCAGCACGCCGGCGGCCAGCGGCGCCGTGGCCACGATGAGGTTCTTGAGCCACTGTCGCGGCCGCACCGACACGAGGAGGCTCGCTGCGGGCGACCGTCGCCGCGGGTGGGGTCTCATGGTGCGCCTCACACTAGAGGATCGGGGGGAGTGAGCTTCGGCCCCTGGCGGCCGCCCCTGGGAACTTCGTCCGTGTAGTGGCCTGATCGGCTTACCGGCTGGTACCGTGGCGGCTCTGACTTCAGGAGGGAAGATTTCCGTGGGTGGTTTCCTTGGTGGCGTGGCCGCGATCGTCGTGGGTGCTGGGCTCGGCGCAGCGACCGTCGTCGGTGTTGTCCAGTCTCAGGCTGCGTCTGACAATCCGACTCAGCCGACGTCGTCTGTCGTGAACTACGGCTCCAACAACTGACGGATCGCGCCGACACGTCATTCATCTCACCGAGAGGGCTTCGCCAGGACACTGGCGAAGCCCTCTCGCGTCTGTCCCCACGTGAACGCGCGGCTCTTGTCGAGGGCACCCTTGCCAAGGCGCTCACGCAGCGCGTCGTCGATCATCAGGTGCCGGGCTGCAGCGACGAACTCAGCCTGATCGTCCACAAGGACGCCTGACTCGCCATCGTCGACGGACTCCTGGGTACCCCCGGCCGAGCGGTAGGCGACGGTGGGTGTGCTGTGCGAGCCGGCCTCGCCCACGACCAGCCCCCACCCCTCCTTGAGCGAGGGGAGAAGCATCAGCCAGGACGACGCGTATACCTCGTGCTTGGCACGCTCGTCGACGAACCCAGTGAAAGTGACACGGTCCGCGACGCCGCGGAGCGTGGCGTACTCGCGCAGTTCCCCTTCCCACCAGCCGTCACCGACGACGGTGAGGGTCAGGTCGGGGAGCTCTGCGAGCGCTGCCACCGTGTCGATGGCGTGCTCGACCTGCTTGTGCGGGACGAGCCGGCCTACGACGCACATCGAGGGATGGCGCGAGCGCTCGGTGTCGATCGAAGGGCTGGAGTCAGTGCCGTTGTGGACGATCGAGACGCGCTCTCGATCGACGCCGAGTGCGACCAGCTCGTCCCGTGTCGCGGTCGAGACGGCGACGTAGTGCGAGCGCCGATACAGGCGCGGCGCGAGCCAGGACTCGATCCACCAGCCGACCTTGCCGACGAGACCGGGGTAGACGACGGGCCACTGTTCCCGGTGCACGTGGTGGACAACCACGAGGACCGGCTTGCGCGTGGCGAGCCGGGTGAAGAAGGGCAGGCCGTTCTGGACGTCGACGACGAGGTCGACCCGGCCGAAGCGGTGCAGGAGGAGGTTGAGGAAGGCGAAGGCGTACACGGCCATCTTGTCGCCCCGCCGAACGAAGCGGATCCCGTCGCGGACCTCGTCGCGCGGGGCTTGCGCGTGGGCGGCGCAGAACACCGTCACGCGATCTCCGCGCTCGACCAGCCCCAGGGCGACCTCCTCGACGAACCGCTCGGAGCCGCCGCCCTCGGGGTTGCGGGTGTCGCGCCAGTTGCAGATAAGCACGTGGCGTGGTCGCCGCGTCGGCTGACTCTTTGCTGCCATCGTGTGATCTCCCTCCCAGCAGCCGCCCAGGTTACCAGCGAGTCAAGGGACCCGAAATCGCCTCATGGGGCGTCGGCTATCGTCGGCGCGTGACCGCTCCCTCCCTCGACGCCCCGCGCCCGACGCTGCGCCGTTCCGTGGGACTCTTTCGAGCACACCGCATGGAGCAGAGCGATCCCGACCACTTCTACAGGATGCTGGCTGCCGACTCCGTCGCACAGTTGTCGCGATATGGAGATCTCGACGGCCGCCACGTGCTGGACGTCGGTGGCGGCCCGGGGTACTTCGCGAGCGCGTTCCGCGCCGCGGGTGCGCGCTACACCCCGCTCGACTCCGATCTCGGCGAGCTGTCCGGATTGGGCGATCCGGAGCCCGGCACCGTCATCGGTAGCGGCATGTCGCTGCCTTTCCGTGACGGTGCCTTCGACGTGACCTACTCGTCAAACGTTCTCGAGCACGTCCCCGACCCCTGGTCGATGGCAGACGAGATGATGCGCGTGACCCGGTCAGGCGGCCTGGTCTTCCTGTCGTACACGCTGTGGTTCGGGCCTTGGGGAGGGCACGAGACGGCTCCGTGGCACTACCTCGGCGGTTATCATGCCGCGGACCGCTACGCGCGCAAGCACGGGAAGCGGCCCAAGAATGACTTCGGCACCTCGCTGTTCCCGGTCACGGCAGGAGCGGGTTTGCGCTGGGCTCGTCGTCAGACCGCCGGCGACGTCCTCGAGACTATTCCGCGTTATCACCCGTGGTGGGCGTGGTGGACCCTGCGAGTGCCGGTGCTGCGGGAGGTGACGACGTGGAACCTCGCGATCGTCGTCCGGAAGCACTGACCTGGAGGTTCCGGCTTCTCGCGGTGAGCCTAGGGCTGATTGCCGTCGCGTTCGTCCAGTCGCCGGGCCGAGTTCTCACTGACACGAAGCTCGACCTCACTGTCGATCCGGCGGGCTTCCTCTCGCGGGCGCTGACACTGTGGGATCCCGTCGGCGCGTTCGGCCAGGTGCAGAACCAGGCGTACGGCTACCTGTTCCCGATGGGCCCGTTCTTCCTCCTCGGCGACGTAGTCCAGGTCGAGCCGTGGGTGATCCAGCGGCTGTGGTGGTCGCTCCTCCTGGTGACGGCCTTCCTCGGTATCGTCAAGCTTGCCGGCGCCCTGCGCATCGGCGCACCGTGGGCACGGGTCGTCGCTGGCCTGGCGTATGCGCTGTCGCCGCGGATGCTGTCGGTCATCGGCCCCAGCTCTATCGAGGTCTGGCCGATGGCGCTGGCGCCGTGGGTGCTGGTGCCCCTGGTGATTGGGATGAGGCGCCACGATCCACGGTGGATGACGGCGCTGAGCGCGCTCGCAGTCGCCCTCGTGGGCGGCGTCAATGCCGTGGCAACGTTCGCCGTGATCCCGCTCGCGGCGCTCTGGCTGCTGCTCGCGCCTGCTTCTCCGCGTCGCCGATCGATGATGTTTTGGTGGCCGTTCTTCGTCCTCCTCGGGACACTGTGGTGGCTGGTCCCGCTCTTCCTGCTGGGCGAGTACAGCCCGCCCTTCCTCGATTACATCGAGAGCGCCTCGACGACGACCTTCGCCGCGACCCTCTTCGACGCCGTGCGGGGGACCAGCAACTGGGTGCCGTATGTCGACCCGAACTCCGTAGCGGGCAACGACCTGCTGCGCTCGGTCGGACTGATCGCCAATGGTGTCGTGGTGGTCGCGCTTGGCATCGTCGGGATCGCACGCAGCACGACGCGCCACCGACGTTTCCTCCTCAGCGGTGTCCTCCTCGGTCTCGTCCTGCTCACGCTCGGGCACACCGGCACGGTCGATGGCTGGGGGGCAGACAGCATCCAGCGTGCCCTCGACGGTCTGCTCTCGCCATTGCGCAACACGCACAAGTTCGACCTCGTCGTCCGCATCCCGCTCGTCCTCGGACTCGCGGCCGCGCTCTCCGGCATGGGTGCCGCGCTGCGGCAGACCGACGGTGAGCGGGTGCTCCGCAAGGGGGTCGCCGTGCTCGGTGTGGCCGCCGTCGTCGGAGCCACCGTACCCGCGTGGACCGGCTCCCTCGCCAACCGTGGGACGTACGAGAGCGTGCCCGACTACTGGCGCGACGCGGCGAGCTGGCTGAAGGCCCACGACTCCGGACAGCGTGCGCTCGCGGTCCCTGCCTCCGCGTTCGGCGACTATCTGTGGGGACGAACGGGCGACGACGTCCTCCAGCCGCTCGCAGGCTCGCCCTGGGCGACCCGAAACGCTGTCCCATTGGCCCCTGGTGGCAACATCCGCACGCTCGACGCCATCGAACGCCGGCTCGCGTCCGGGCAGGGGTCGGCCGGCTTCGCCCGTTACCTCGAGCGCTCGGGCGTGAGGTACCTCGTGGTTCGCAACGACCTCGCGATGGGCAGCGAGCACACTCATCCCGAGCGCGTGTACGCGACGCTAGCGCAGACGCCGGGCGTCAGCTCGGTCGCGTCGTTCGGTCCCACGCTGGGCAGCACCGCCGTGGCGGTCGACGCCGAGGGTGAGGCGGTCCTCGTCAAGGGTGGCTGGCAGGCGGAGCGCCCGGCGGTCGAGATCTTCGCGGTCGGTTCCTCTGGTCGGGGGCCGGTGTCCGAGCAAGACGCAGGCAGGACCCCTGTGGTCGCGGGCGGACCTGAGTCGCTGCTGACGCTCGACGAGCTCGGCGC
This genomic window contains:
- a CDS encoding decaprenyl-phosphate phosphoribosyltransferase; this encodes MRPHPRRRSPAASLLVSVRPRQWLKNLIVATAPLAAGVLAEPRVLMRVLVAVAAFTLVSAAVYLVNDVCDAEEDRRHPLKSARPIAAGEISPRLALLAAALLSGLGIATGAWLDLRLGLTLVIYAVLQISYALWLKHMAVIDLAVVASGFLLRAVGGGVAVDVALSQWFLLVAAFGSLFMVAGKRYSEMHSLGSAAGTRRSLSLYSESYLRFVWGLAAGVTITAYSLWAFEISPATGLPWQAISIAPFVLGLLRYAVDIDRGLAGEPEDIVLRDRVLQAIGLVWLATFALGVTA
- a CDS encoding glycosyltransferase family 4 protein, whose protein sequence is MAAKSQPTRRPRHVLICNWRDTRNPEGGGSERFVEEVALGLVERGDRVTVFCAAHAQAPRDEVRDGIRFVRRGDKMAVYAFAFLNLLLHRFGRVDLVVDVQNGLPFFTRLATRKPVLVVVHHVHREQWPVVYPGLVGKVGWWIESWLAPRLYRRSHYVAVSTATRDELVALGVDRERVSIVHNGTDSSPSIDTERSRHPSMCVVGRLVPHKQVEHAIDTVAALAELPDLTLTVVGDGWWEGELREYATLRGVADRVTFTGFVDERAKHEVYASSWLMLLPSLKEGWGLVVGEAGSHSTPTVAYRSAGGTQESVDDGESGVLVDDQAEFVAAARHLMIDDALRERLGKGALDKSRAFTWGQTREGFASVLAKPSR
- a CDS encoding class I SAM-dependent methyltransferase; translated protein: MTAPSLDAPRPTLRRSVGLFRAHRMEQSDPDHFYRMLAADSVAQLSRYGDLDGRHVLDVGGGPGYFASAFRAAGARYTPLDSDLGELSGLGDPEPGTVIGSGMSLPFRDGAFDVTYSSNVLEHVPDPWSMADEMMRVTRSGGLVFLSYTLWFGPWGGHETAPWHYLGGYHAADRYARKHGKRPKNDFGTSLFPVTAGAGLRWARRQTAGDVLETIPRYHPWWAWWTLRVPVLREVTTWNLAIVVRKH